From a single Brassica napus cultivar Da-Ae chromosome C9, Da-Ae, whole genome shotgun sequence genomic region:
- the LOC106426581 gene encoding NDR1/HIN1-like protein 12, with protein MGEGEAKAEKAAKADHKNAPSASSTPESYSKDSEGGGGGGGGGDALRAICGAIFTILVLLGLIALILWLVYRPHKPRLTVVGAAIYDLNFTTPPLISTSVQFSVMARNPNRRVSIRYDKLSMYVTYRDQIITPPLPLPPLRMGHKSTVVIAPVLGGDGIPVSPEVANGLKSDEANGAVMMRVVVLGRLRWKAGAIKTGRYGFYATCDVWMRFNRSSNGQVPLLAPSTCKVDV; from the coding sequence ATGGGAGAAGGAGAAGCAAAAGCTGAGAAAGCAGCCAAAGCAGACCACAAGAATGCTCCCTCCGCTTCTTCCACGCCTGAATCTTACTCCAAAGACAGCGAAGGAGgaggcggcggcggcggaggaggagatGCTCTCCGCGCAATCTGCGGCGCCATCTTCACCATCCTCGTCCTACTAGGACTCATCGCTTTAATCCTCTGGCTCGTCTACCGTCCACACAAGCCACGCCTCACCGTCGTCGGAGCCGCCATCTACGACCTCAACTTCACGACGCCGCCGCTAATCTCAACCTCCGTTCAGTTCTCAGTCATGGCCCGTAACCCGAACCGGAGGGTTTCCATCCGCTACGACAAGCTCTCCATGTACGTCACGTACAGGGATCAGATCATAACGCCGCCGCTTCCTCTTCCGCCGCTTCGTATGGGACATAAGTCTACGGTGGTGATAGCTCCGGTGTTGGGCGGCGACGGGATACCGGTTTCGCCGGAAGTGGCTAACGGGCTGAAGAGTGATGAAGCGAACGGTGCGGTCATGATGAGAGTGGTGGTTTTAGGGAGGCTACGTTGGAAAGCTGGTGCGATTAAGACCGGACGGTATggattttatgccacgtgtgaTGTGTGGATGAGATTTAATCGATCTTCTAATGGTCAAGTTCCTCTTCTAGCTCCTTCAACTTGTAAAGTTGATGtctag
- the LOC125593237 gene encoding WAT1-related protein At4g01440-like isoform X2 — MGYCDGKWTPVIIMITINSALGLGNALVKKVLDGGVNHMVIATYRLAISTLFLAPIAFFWERTTRPKLTLNILVQLFFSALVGVEKLNMKSKAGMGMVMGTLICIGGALLLTMYKGVPLTKFHKLESHLLTNHNPALKPENWIVGCVLLFAGSSCFGSWMLIQSKVNDKYPCQYSSTVILSFFGTIQCALLSLIKSRDITAWILTDKLDIMTIIYAGAVAQGICTVGTSWCIRKRGPIFTSVFTPVGLVFATLFDFSILLRQICIGSVIGSGIVIFGLYIFLLGKVRQMKEECEKKLPSHFGQEESQDDEHYKKGHHLMVVPMTP; from the exons ATGGGTTATTGCGATGGTAAGTGGACGCCGGTAATTATTATGATTACAATAAACTCAGCGCTAGGCTTAGGTAATGCTCTGGTCAaaaaggtacttgatggtggtGTTAATCATATGGTTATAGCAACATACCGGCTCGCTATTTCTACCTTATTTTTGGCACCAATCGCATTTTTCTGGGAACG GACAACAAGACCGAAACTTACGCTCAACATCTTGGTTCAGCTTTTCTTCAGTGCTCTTGTTGG GGTAGAGAAGCTAAACATGAAAAGCAAAGCAGGTATGGGGATGGTGATGGGCACTTTGATATGCATTGGAGGAGCCTTATTACTAACAATGTACAAAGGTGTTCCCTTGACAAAATTTCACAAACTAGAATCCCATCTATTGACGAACCATAACCCCGCATTGAAACCCGAGAATTGGATCGTCGGATGCGTGCTTCTCTTCGCGGGTAGTAGCTGTTTCGGGTCGTGGATGCTAATACAATCCAAAGTGAACGACAAATACCCTTGTCAATACTCAAGTACCGTCATATTATCTTTCTTCGGCACCATTCAATGCGCCCTTTTAAGCCTCATCAAATCTAGAGATATCACGGCTTGGATCCTCACAGATAAACTGGATATCATGACCATTATTTATGCA GGAGCAGTAGCACAAGGAATATGTACAGTGGGAACATCTTGGTGCATCAGAAAGAGAGGACCTATCTTTACTTCAGTTTTCACTCCGGTGGGGCTTGTCTTCGCAACTCTATTTGATTTCTCGATCCTTCTTCGTCAAATTTGTATTGGAAG TGTTATCGGATCTGGGATTGTAATCTTCGGACTATACATATTCTTGTTGGGAAAGGTAAGGCAAATGAAGGAAGAGTGTGAAAAGAAGTTGCCTTCTCATTTTGGTCAAGAAGAAAGCCAAGATGATGAACACTACAAAAAGGGTCATCATCTTATGGTTGTTCCAATGACTCCTTGA
- the LOC125593237 gene encoding WAT1-related protein At4g01440-like isoform X1: MGYCDGKWTPVIIMITINSALGLGNALVKKVLDGGVNHMVIATYRLAISTLFLAPIAFFWERTTRPKLTLNILVQLFFSALVGASLTQYFFLLGLSYTSATIACAFISMSPAVTFVLSLVFRVEKLNMKSKAGMGMVMGTLICIGGALLLTMYKGVPLTKFHKLESHLLTNHNPALKPENWIVGCVLLFAGSSCFGSWMLIQSKVNDKYPCQYSSTVILSFFGTIQCALLSLIKSRDITAWILTDKLDIMTIIYAGAVAQGICTVGTSWCIRKRGPIFTSVFTPVGLVFATLFDFSILLRQICIGSVIGSGIVIFGLYIFLLGKVRQMKEECEKKLPSHFGQEESQDDEHYKKGHHLMVVPMTP; encoded by the exons ATGGGTTATTGCGATGGTAAGTGGACGCCGGTAATTATTATGATTACAATAAACTCAGCGCTAGGCTTAGGTAATGCTCTGGTCAaaaaggtacttgatggtggtGTTAATCATATGGTTATAGCAACATACCGGCTCGCTATTTCTACCTTATTTTTGGCACCAATCGCATTTTTCTGGGAACG GACAACAAGACCGAAACTTACGCTCAACATCTTGGTTCAGCTTTTCTTCAGTGCTCTTGTTGG gGCAAGTTTGACTCAGTATTTCTTCCTACTGGGGCTATCGTACACTTCGGCTACGATAGCATGTGCTTTTATTAGTATGTCACCTGCGGTTACGTTCGTTTTATCTTTAGTATTCag GGTAGAGAAGCTAAACATGAAAAGCAAAGCAGGTATGGGGATGGTGATGGGCACTTTGATATGCATTGGAGGAGCCTTATTACTAACAATGTACAAAGGTGTTCCCTTGACAAAATTTCACAAACTAGAATCCCATCTATTGACGAACCATAACCCCGCATTGAAACCCGAGAATTGGATCGTCGGATGCGTGCTTCTCTTCGCGGGTAGTAGCTGTTTCGGGTCGTGGATGCTAATACAATCCAAAGTGAACGACAAATACCCTTGTCAATACTCAAGTACCGTCATATTATCTTTCTTCGGCACCATTCAATGCGCCCTTTTAAGCCTCATCAAATCTAGAGATATCACGGCTTGGATCCTCACAGATAAACTGGATATCATGACCATTATTTATGCA GGAGCAGTAGCACAAGGAATATGTACAGTGGGAACATCTTGGTGCATCAGAAAGAGAGGACCTATCTTTACTTCAGTTTTCACTCCGGTGGGGCTTGTCTTCGCAACTCTATTTGATTTCTCGATCCTTCTTCGTCAAATTTGTATTGGAAG TGTTATCGGATCTGGGATTGTAATCTTCGGACTATACATATTCTTGTTGGGAAAGGTAAGGCAAATGAAGGAAGAGTGTGAAAAGAAGTTGCCTTCTCATTTTGGTCAAGAAGAAAGCCAAGATGATGAACACTACAAAAAGGGTCATCATCTTATGGTTGTTCCAATGACTCCTTGA
- the LOC106426613 gene encoding transcription factor bHLH57-like, producing the protein MEGLMRFGGLEEQFSHISENAINEKTPFLQMLQCIEPEPNQILQSLLQSQTLEPESCLTLETIKRDPGQEEDPVKDPKTEDGAEAKVKEKRKRKRTTAPKNNDEVESQRMTHIAVERNRRRQMKEHLNSLRSLMPPTFLQRGDQASIVGGAIDYIKELEQLLQSLEAEKQSEGASENPKTASCSSSSSRACTNSSVSSISPASEDGFTARFGGGETVEVEATVIQNHVSLKVRCKRGRGQILRAIISIENLKLSILHLTISTSFDFVFYSFNLKIEDGCKVRSADEIATAVHQIFEQINGVMMWSNLSRA; encoded by the exons ATGGAGGGACTAATGAGATTTGGAGGATTAGAAGAACAATTCAGTCACATTTCAGAAAACGCAATTAACGAGAAGACCCCATTTCTGCAAATGCTACAATGCATAGAACCAGAACCAAATCAGATACTCCAGTCACTTCTCCAGAGCCAAACCCTAGAACCAGAGAGCTGTCTCACTCTTGAAACCATCAAAAGAGATCCGGGTCAAGAAGAAGACCCGGTAAAGGATCCGAAAACCGAAGACGGAGCAGAGGCAAAAGTCAAAGAAAAACGAAAACGGAAACGGACAACAGCTCCAAAGAACAACGATGAAGTTGAGAGCCAAAGGATGACTCACATTGCCGTTGAACGTAACCGGAGACGACAAATGAAGGAACACTTAAACTCACTTCGGTCTCTCATGCCTCCAACGTTTCTTCAACGG GGTGATCAAGCTTCTATCGTGGGAGGAGCTATAGATTACATAAAGGAGCTCGAGCAGCTTTTGCAATCACTAGAGGCTGAGAAACAGAGCGAAGGAGCTAGTGAAAATCCTAAAACGGCCTCGtgttcttcctcttcatctcgTGCATGCACTAACTCTTCTGTCTCGAGCATCTCGCCGGCGTCTGAAGATGGGTTTACGGCGAGATTTGGCGGCGGAGAGACGGTGGAAGTGGAAGCTACGGTGATACAGAACCATGTGAGCTTGAAGGTTCGTTGTAAGAGAGGGAGAGGACAGATCTTAAGAGCTATCATCTCCATTGAAAACCTTAAGCTCTCGATTCTACATCTCACTATCTCCACTTCCTTTGACTTTGTCTTCTACTCTTTCAATCTCAAG ATAGAAGATGGGTGTAAGGTACGATCAGCTGATGAGATAGCAACAGCCGTTCATCAGATCTTCGAGCAGATCAATGGTGTAATGATGTGGTCAAATCTCAGTCGAGCTTAG